One Fimbriimonadaceae bacterium DNA window includes the following coding sequences:
- a CDS encoding alpha-L-fucosidase: protein MLATLALLATLATTVPAGQTLKQDPRMDWWREARFGMFIHWGLYSIPAGKWGDSTNHAEWILTTAQIPVRQYEKFKDQFNPVKFDADEICRIAKDAGMKYIVITTKHHDGFALFDSKVSDYDVMATPFKRDIMKELAEACRRHGLKMCWYHSIMDWHHPDYLPRRAWEDRTAEGADFKRYFEYLKAQVTELLTNYGDIGIMWFDGEWESTWTHEYGKELYELCRKLQPKVIVNNRVDVWRDGMAGLSKDDHAYGDYGTPEQEVPATGLPGVDWETCMTMNGHWGYNAADHNFKTTKQLIQLLSDIASKGGNFLLNVGPTAEGLIPPTSVERLKEMGAWMRDNGEAIYGTSASPFKSLPWGRATMKNRGADTTLYLHVFDWPTDGRLKVSGLGNQVRGARLLGTFARLAATQKEGQVEIEIPTRAPDPNVSVIALDLVGKPVIYAEPIIDAGAAFFVRSLPVSVSAGEGLEVRVTVDGSTPTASSPLAKAPLTIDRTTTVRARAFHNGKPVTGVVERRFEKVTPKPAAPVTGLMPGLTVETFAGDWDKVPDFGALKPEGTSVEPVVGLDPLKTREHYGRRIRGYVVVPADDVYTFFLASDDGSRLLVDGKLVVDNDGLHSMQENSGAVALAAGPHAIEIGYFNKTGGAELKLALAPLGQKPVPVAAGALKHK, encoded by the coding sequence ATGCTCGCCACGCTCGCCCTCCTCGCCACTTTGGCCACCACGGTTCCCGCGGGCCAGACGCTGAAGCAAGATCCGCGCATGGACTGGTGGCGCGAGGCGCGCTTCGGGATGTTCATCCACTGGGGCCTGTACTCGATCCCCGCGGGGAAGTGGGGCGACTCGACCAACCACGCGGAGTGGATCCTCACGACGGCCCAGATCCCCGTTCGCCAGTACGAGAAGTTCAAGGACCAGTTCAACCCGGTCAAGTTTGACGCGGACGAGATTTGCCGCATCGCCAAGGACGCGGGGATGAAGTACATCGTCATCACCACGAAACACCACGACGGCTTCGCGCTGTTCGACTCGAAGGTGAGCGACTACGACGTCATGGCGACGCCGTTCAAGCGCGACATCATGAAGGAGCTGGCCGAGGCGTGCCGCCGCCACGGGCTGAAGATGTGTTGGTACCACTCGATCATGGATTGGCACCATCCGGACTACCTGCCGCGCCGAGCGTGGGAGGACCGCACCGCCGAAGGAGCCGACTTCAAGCGCTACTTCGAGTACCTGAAAGCGCAGGTCACCGAGCTGCTGACCAACTACGGCGACATCGGCATCATGTGGTTCGACGGCGAGTGGGAGAGCACGTGGACCCACGAGTACGGCAAGGAGCTATACGAACTGTGCCGCAAGCTGCAACCGAAGGTGATCGTCAACAACCGCGTGGACGTGTGGCGCGACGGCATGGCCGGACTGAGCAAGGACGATCACGCCTACGGCGACTACGGGACGCCCGAGCAAGAGGTCCCCGCCACCGGTTTGCCCGGCGTGGACTGGGAAACGTGCATGACGATGAACGGCCACTGGGGCTACAATGCCGCCGACCACAACTTCAAGACCACCAAGCAGCTCATCCAATTGCTCAGCGACATTGCCTCGAAGGGTGGCAACTTCCTTCTGAACGTCGGCCCGACGGCCGAAGGGCTCATTCCCCCGACCAGCGTCGAGCGACTCAAGGAGATGGGCGCGTGGATGCGGGACAATGGCGAGGCGATCTATGGGACGTCCGCGAGTCCGTTCAAGTCGCTGCCGTGGGGCCGGGCCACGATGAAGAATCGGGGCGCCGACACGACGCTCTACCTCCACGTGTTCGATTGGCCGACGGACGGCCGGCTGAAGGTCTCGGGCTTGGGGAACCAGGTGCGCGGGGCGCGTTTGCTGGGCACGTTCGCGCGGTTGGCGGCGACGCAGAAGGAGGGTCAGGTGGAGATCGAGATCCCGACCCGCGCTCCGGATCCCAACGTGTCGGTCATCGCCCTCGATCTCGTCGGGAAGCCGGTCATCTACGCGGAGCCGATCATCGACGCGGGCGCGGCGTTCTTCGTGCGCTCTCTCCCCGTGAGCGTGAGCGCCGGCGAGGGGTTGGAGGTTCGCGTGACCGTGGACGGGTCGACCCCCACCGCCTCTTCGCCGCTCGCCAAAGCGCCTTTGACGATCGACCGGACGACCACGGTCAGGGCCAGGGCGTTCCACAACGGGAAGCCCGTGACCGGCGTCGTCGAGCGGCGCTTCGAGAAGGTCACGCCCAAGCCTGCAGCACCCGTTACGGGTCTGATGCCCGGTTTGACGGTCGAGACCTTCGCGGGCGATTGGGACAAGGTGCCCGACTTCGGCGCGCTCAAGCCGGAGGGCACGTCGGTCGAACCGGTCGTCGGCTTGGATCCGTTGAAGACGCGCGAACACTACGGGCGGCGGATTCGCGGCTACGTGGTGGTTCCGGCGGACGACGTCTACACGTTCTTCCTCGCAAGCGACGACGGTTCGCGCCTGCTGGTGGACGGCAAGTTGGTCGTGGACAACGACGGGTTGCATTCGATGCAGGAGAATTCTGGCGCCGTCGCGCTGGCCGCCGGCCCGCACGCGATCGAGATCGGCTACTTCAACAAGACGGGCGGAGCCGAGTTGAAGCTGGCGTTGGCCCCGTTGGGTCAGAAGCCAGTGCCGGTAGCGGCAGGCGCGCTGAAGCACAAGTAA